The Bradyrhizobium oligotrophicum S58 genome contains the following window.
GATCGATCCGACACCTCCGCGCCATCCCCAGCTCGCCGTCAGCGCCGCGATCTTCCGCGACGGCAAGCTCCTGCTGGTGCGCCGGGCGCGATCCCCGGCCAAGGGCGTCTATACCCTGCCGGGCGGCCGGGTCGAGTTCGGCGAAACCCTGCATGAGGCCGTCGCGCGCGAGGTCATGGAGGAGACGGCGCTGTCGATCGCCCTCATCGGGCTGGCCGGCTGGCGTGAGGTGCTGCCGGCCAGTCAGGGAGGCAAGGGAGGCGGCGGTCACTACGTGATTCTGCCGTTCGCCGCGCGCTGGCAGTCCGGCGAGGTCCGGCTCAACCCGGAACTGGACGATTTCCAGTGGCGCGTCCCCGATGCGCTGGACGGCCTGACGCTGACCGACGGGCTGCCGGAGATCATCGCTGCCGCCCGGGCGCTGCTGTAAGCGCGCCTTGCGTCGGCCTGCCGGCAAAGGCATATCAAGGGCGTGGTTCCGATGATTTCCAAACGCCTGCTGGCCCTCCTCATGCTCGTCACGGTCTGCGCCGCCGCCCCCGTGCGGGCGCAGGATGCGGCCGCGCCGTTCGATGGCGATCTGCAGCGGCTGGCCGAGATCCTCGGCACCCTGCATTACCTCCGCGGCATCTGCGGCAGCAATGAAGGCGCCAAATGGCGCAACCAGATGCAGGCGCTGGTCGATGCCGAGACACCGTCGGGCGAGCGCCGCGCCCGCATGATCGCCGGCTTCAACCGCGGCTATAACGGTTTTCAGCAGACCTACCGGACCTGCACGCCGGCCGCGATGGTGGCGATCCGCCGCTACATCGACGAGGGCTCCAAGATCTCGCGGGACCTCACGGCGCGCTATGCCAATTGAGGCCGCGGGAACGTTATCCCCGATTGCGTTAACCCTGTTAACCTTTCCTAAACAACTGGCCTAGGCGTCCGCGTCCTGCGTGGTAAACCTCACTCGTCCGGCGCGCCCGCGTTCGGAATTCAACGCGCCTCGCGGCCCCGCCAGACTGAATTCAATGAGCTTTCCCGTCACCTTCAGCGCCCTCCCCGCCGTCCTGCCCGACCATGAGCAGAAGCAGGCCGCGCTCAGCTACCTCAACGAAGCCTGGGCGGAAGCGCGCCATGACGGCGTCGACGGCGACTGCCTGGCGCAGGCCAGCCTGTTCGCGGCGCTGGCCGAGCTCGTCACCACCTATGGCGAGGACGCGGTCGCGACCTTCGTCGAGGGCATGCCCGAGCGCGTCCGCAACGGCGAGTTCTCGCTGATCCGGTCGACGCAGTAGTTTCCCAAGCTCCTCGAGCGTAGCCCGGATGAGCGAAAGCGATATCCGGGATCTCATCCGCTGCGTCGGTGCCCCCCGGATGTCGCTGTGCTCATCCGGGCTACGAGACTGCGAGACGCGCTGATGTGCCCGCGTAGGCTGACATCGCGCGACAACCTCGGTCGTCATGCCCGCGAAGTCGGGCATCCAGTACGCCGCGGCCTCTCGGTCGATCACGCTGCCGGTGAGTACTGGATCCCCGCCTTCGCGGGGATGACAGCGGTGAATGTCGCAAGGCCGGCGGACCACCGCAGCAGTGCAGGTCAATCGCAGCGCTGCCTTCGAGCCCAACGCTCACCTTCACATGTCAAATAGCGGGCACACCTCGTCGTCCTCGCGACGCTTAAGCGTCCGAGCGATGACCGGCGTTCGTCCCTCGCAAGATCGAGGGCGCAGGGAAGGCTGGGCGTCGGCTGACGCCCATGGCCCCCGTGCGAACAAGAAGCACGGGGCAGGAACCACAGGTGCAGCCGGATGAGCCCAGCCTTCCCTGCGCGATGGTTTTAACGCTTGCTTCGCGCTCTCCCTGGGGACCGGCTTGATTGCCCCCATCGCCTGCGCCGATGCTCTCGCATCGAGCGCCGGCTTGACCTCGGCATCGGGAGACCAGGACCACGCGACTTGACGTCCGCATCAAGATTGTTCGTCCGCGCTAGCCGAAGCCACGCTGCAACCCGACACGTCCACCGCCTCCCCGCCTCGCGTCTCGTGACGACCGCGCGTACGCCCCTCTCGTTGAGGCGGGATGGGTGGAGGAGTGACATGGATTCTGAAAAAAAGAAAGTGAATTCTTTCGCCCGAAAGGTGCTGCAAGCGCGATCACGTTGAGACATTGCGCAAAATTGCCGTTGCGGCGCATGCGTTTTGTGTAGTTGCCGTGCCCCAGAGCGTGGGCGTGACAAGCAAAATCGTGCACTGATTTGCCCGTCGGGTGGACCGGGGCAGCAACCGGTCAACTCACCCTACCGACGTAAAGATGGACTCCATCGCGCTGCCGCTTAGCTTTCGAAGGTGGACCTCAACGGGCTCACGACAATGTCCGGAAAGGGCCCAGGCTGTGTCACACAGCCTGGGCCGAAAGCAGACCTCAGCCGCAGCCTCAGCTGTGTCCGCTACGGACCTCGACTCGGACATGGACCGCGCGCAGCTTCCACCGGCTTTCCGTTCGGGGCTTCACTTTAGACTGACCAACAGAAGACTGCGGTCGGCATCTTTCGAAACTGGGCGGACAACTCCACTCCAGTCACCGAAATTGCCGGAGAGCACGCTTCACCAACATCCCCTCACCAGATTTTCCTCAGCGAGCAAACACGCAGCTGCTCTCATGCTGGCAACAGCAGAACACACCCGTCATGGGTTTCGATGTTCGAGGAATTCCTTCACCGGCCCGACGAAGGGGTGCACGAACTGGCCGAGCATGCCGCCGGGGATCGGCTTCACCGTACCGTAATTGACGGGCCAACGGTCTTTGGGCAGGTGCCAGGTTCCGCCCAGCATATCGAACAGCGGCGTGTGTGCCGCGTAGTTCTTGTCGAGGGCCTCGGCGTCCGAGGCGTGGTGCCAGTGATGGAATTGCGGCGTGACGATGATGTACCGCAGCCAGCCGACATCCATCTTGATGTTCGAATGGATCAGCACCGATTGCACCGAGATGAAAATGAGATAGGCGAAGATCGTGTCCTGCGGGAAGCCGAGCAGGACGATCGGCACGAGCACCAAAGCGCGCGTGGCCAATGGCTCGAAAAAATGCAGGCGCGATCCCGAGAGCCAGTCCATGTGCTCGGGCGAATGATGGACCGCATGGATCCGCCACAACCACGGCACCTCGTGATAGGTGCGGTGGGAGATATATTCGACGGCATCGGCCGCCAGGATCACCAGCACGAAGCGGACGATCGCGGGCAGGGCCACGACATGCGCCTGCAGCCACGGGCTGATCGCCCAGGCGAAGTAGTCATGGGCAAAATGGGTCGAGACCACCAGGAACACGCCGATCAGCAGGTGGTTGACGCCGAAATAAGCGAGATCGAGCCTCCAGCCGGGGCTGAGCGGCCCCTGCTCCGGCCGCACCCGTGGGAAGACCCATTCGAGCAACACGAAGGCTGCGCCGGTGAAGAAGAGATCGAGCACCAGCCAGTCGAGGCCGAGATAGAAGTGCGGCTGGAGAAAATCCGGTGTCGGCACGTAGGGCCCGCCAAGCAGCGTGGCGAGGAAAAGCGCGCTGAGGCCGATCGCAGCGCTCACCCGCGGACCGCCAAGCACGATCCCGAGGACGCCGAGCCAGGCACCGACGACCATGGCGATCGCAAGCGTGAGGCGGAGCAGCTCGACGTCGTAATGGACGCGCAGCTCCGGCGTCGTGAGAAAGGCGGGGTAGCGCAGGCATAGCACCGCAGCGGCGCTGAGCACGCCGATCGCGGCGCAGAGAGAACTACCGATGCGCCCCTCGCCGATGCGCGGCCTTGAACTGTCTTGAGCCATCGACCGTCTCCCAACAGAGATTCTCGGGCGCGTCAGCGCAGGCGCGCAAGCATTTTCTCAAATCCAACGGCTAAAGGTACGTATTTGGCCGACAAGAGTTAAAATTCCCGGAAGTCAAAGTCCGCTTTGAGCCACAATTGCAGCCATCGCGACGGCGTTGTCGAGGTCAATTGGATATTTGTAATTCCGAGTGGTCCAATTGCGAACGGCCTTCGCGCCGAGCGGCCCGGTAACGCCCCGGCGACTGACCGTTGTGCCGATGAAACAGCTTCGAGAATGCTGCCGCCGTCTCGTAGCCGACTTGGCTGGCAATCTGTGCGATGGACTCATGGCTGGTTTCCAGCAGAAACGCCGCTTCCGCCATACGGCGTTCAATCACAT
Protein-coding sequences here:
- a CDS encoding sterol desaturase family protein → MAQDSSRPRIGEGRIGSSLCAAIGVLSAAAVLCLRYPAFLTTPELRVHYDVELLRLTLAIAMVVGAWLGVLGIVLGGPRVSAAIGLSALFLATLLGGPYVPTPDFLQPHFYLGLDWLVLDLFFTGAAFVLLEWVFPRVRPEQGPLSPGWRLDLAYFGVNHLLIGVFLVVSTHFAHDYFAWAISPWLQAHVVALPAIVRFVLVILAADAVEYISHRTYHEVPWLWRIHAVHHSPEHMDWLSGSRLHFFEPLATRALVLVPIVLLGFPQDTIFAYLIFISVQSVLIHSNIKMDVGWLRYIIVTPQFHHWHHASDAEALDKNYAAHTPLFDMLGGTWHLPKDRWPVNYGTVKPIPGGMLGQFVHPFVGPVKEFLEHRNP
- a CDS encoding TIGR02301 family protein, translated to MISKRLLALLMLVTVCAAAPVRAQDAAAPFDGDLQRLAEILGTLHYLRGICGSNEGAKWRNQMQALVDAETPSGERRARMIAGFNRGYNGFQQTYRTCTPAAMVAIRRYIDEGSKISRDLTARYAN
- a CDS encoding NUDIX hydrolase → MIDPTPPRHPQLAVSAAIFRDGKLLLVRRARSPAKGVYTLPGGRVEFGETLHEAVAREVMEETALSIALIGLAGWREVLPASQGGKGGGGHYVILPFAARWQSGEVRLNPELDDFQWRVPDALDGLTLTDGLPEIIAAARALL